The genomic region ACCCGAAGATATCGTGGTGGTGCCTGCTTTTGGTACAACTGTGGGAACGCAAGAGGAGTTGGCTCGGCGGGGGATTGATCCATATCAGTACAATACCACATGTCCATTTGTCGAAAGGGTGTGGAAGCGCAGTGCCCAATTGGGAGATGGGGATTATACTGTTATCATTCACGGGAAGACCATACACGAAGAGACGCGAGCGACTTTTTCACACGCGGTTCAAAATGCAGAGGTCGTAGCTGTACTGAATTTGAAAGAAGCGCGTATTCTATCAGATATTATTCGGGGCAAACGCGATCTCGGTGCTTTTGAACGGTATTTTAGACATAAGTGCTCACAGGGATTTGACCCCAGCATCCATTTGTCGCGCATTGGTGTGGTGAATCAGACGACGATGTTGGCTACTGAAACGCATAAAATCGCCAGAATCATTCGGCAGGCACTTATAGATCGGTATGGAGTGGAGAATATCGAAGATCATTTTGCGGATACATCAGATACGCTTTGTTATGCTACCAATGAAAATCAGAATGCGACATACACGCTTATCGAGCAGGGGGCAGACATCGCTCTGGTTGTAGGGGGCTACAATTCTTCGAATACATCGCATATTGTGGAATTGTGCGAGGAAGCCATGCCGACGTTTTTTGTGAAGGATGCCGGGGAGTTGATTTCAGGACGCGAAATTCGACACTATTGCCTCAGGTCGCATGGGGTGGAGATTGCCGAGAATTGGTTGCCCGATAAGAGACCTGTGGATATTGCACTAACATGTGGTGCTTCATGCCCCGATGCCGTGGTAGATGGTGTGCTGTTGCGCGTGTTGTCTTTTTTCTCCGATGCACGGGATGTGAATGATGCGTTGGCGCCGTACAGGGCGATGGAGCCTGTGTAATACGGGGTTACTCCTCTCCTAACACTTCGAGAAGCCTGCGAAGTTTTTCCAGTGACTCTTTTGTTTGCAAGCGTAGTAGTGCAAAAAGCACGGCTTTTCCGTCTTCAGAAGACAGTAAAATATTCAGTTCTTTGAGTTGTTCTGTTGTGAGTGTGTTAATCCGGTCGCTTACAATACTACTCAACTCGGGATCGCGTTCTTGCGGATAAACGATAGTTGTTTCGGGATTTATACCCAAAAGGACCTCCGGCGAAACGCCCAGAGCCGTAGCAATAGCGACCAGGGTATCGGTTCGGGGCACTTTTGTCCCTGCTTCAATGCGAGATACTGTTGCCTGATCAATATTGGCCGCATTGGCGAGGTCGAGTTGAGACCAGTTTTTTGCGTGCCGTAATTCCCTTATTTTTTGTCCAGTTACGATCATGAATAAAAAATAAGGTAATTTTATGGATTTATTTATGTTCATAGGCATATATTGTGATTAAAAATATGTATTTATGCATATTACACGTTTGTATTTTTGGATTGGAGCCGCTATGAGAAAAATGTATTGGACAGACCTGAGGACTTCTAAAATTCAGTGTGCAAATGCAGACGGTTCAGATGTCAAAGATCTCGTTGCTAATGGATTGCGTATTCCAAATAGCATCGCCATAGATGGAGACGAGGGTAAGATGTACTGGACGGACGCTGGAACGTCCAAAATTCAGCGTGCAAACCTGGATGGTTCAGATGTCGAAGACCTCATTACTACTGATGTATATCTTCCAGGTGGAATGACAGTACATGGAAAGAAGAAAAAAATATATTGGACAGACGCGGCCTGGGGAGAGACCATGGGGTGCAAAGTACAACGAGCGGACCTGGATGGCTCTCATGTCGAAACTCTTGTTTTCACCGAAATGAGTATTCCCAACGGTATCGTCCTGGATCTGGACATGGGTAAGATGTACTGGACAGACTTGACTAAAATTCAACGAGCGGACCTGGATGGCTCTCATGTTGAAATCCTCGTTTTCACCGAATTACTGCCATTGGGGATTGCCTTAGACGTGGGTGAAGAAAAGATGTACTGGACGAACTATAAGGGTGCTGGCGTGTCTAAAATTCAATGTGCGAATCTGGATGGCTCCGATGTTGAAGATCTCGTTACCGTGGGCCTGGATCGCCCATCGGGAATTGCTCTGGATGTCGTCAAAGGGAAGATGTACTGGGGGGACTATGACAACTATGGCACAGCCAAAATTCAATGTGCGAACACAGATGGTTCAGATGTTGAAGATCTCGTTACTGCGGGATTGGATCGCCCTTCGGGTATTGCACTGTGCTGCTTCTAATACTTCCCCCTTTTCAAGGGTTGACTTTCGCTTTTGCATGGGCTATATTGGAACCACACAAGAAAGGAGGTGGTCGAATGAGTGAAATGACCAGTGGAGGTGGCTGTCGTTAGGTGCGCCTCTGCCAGGAGCGGGAATAGCATCTCGAATGGTAGCGCACCTGGCAATCCAAGACAGCCATCGAGCGGTTTGTTATCTGCCACATTGGCGATTTTTTAACAATCGCGAGGCAGAAACTTCCGTCAGACGATGCGCCGCACGGAGATGGGTCGGTTTTCCGACACCCGACGTGTGGCGCTTTTTTGTGGGTTTCTAACTTGACAAAATTGGATTATACTGTACCTTCAAAGGCTTAAAATACTTTGCGATTTCAAAATTTGGAGAGGAAATGAGCGATGATGACACCGAGTGCCAAAATAGGCGATGTTGAACAAACCTGGTATGTTGCAGATGCAGAAGGCAAGATACTGGGGCGATTTGCCAGCGGCGTTGCCCGAATTTTGCGCGGCAAACACAAGCCTTTTTATACCCCCCATGTTGATACAGGGGATCATGTGATTATTGTAAATGCCGAAAAAATACAGGTGAAGGGCAATAACAAAGCCCAGCAGAAGGTTTATACGAGTTATAGTGGGTATCCCAGTGGGCTTAAGAAGCAAACGCTGGAAGACGCGCTGGAAAAGCGCCCCACATTTGTACTTGAGCACGCAATTCGGGGGATGTTGCCCCACAACAAATTGGGGCGGCAGATGATCAAAAAGGTCCGTATTTACGCCGGTCCAGAGCACCCACACCAGGCTCAGTCTCCTGAGCCTATTGATTTATAGAGGAGGTGATTATTTGGCAGTTGAACCAATGAGTTCTGCTACGGGACGTCGCAAAACATCAACGGAGCATGTGAAACTTTTCCCCGGGACGGGGGCGATTACTATCAATGGTCTTTCCGCGCTTGATTATCTCAAACGGGAGACATTGGTGATGATTATCGAACAGCCCTTAGATGTGACCGAGACCCGGGGGACTTATGATATTGTTGCCAAAGCAAAGGGGGGCGGCTTGACCGGCCAGGCCGGTGCCGTGCGATTGGGTATTGCGCGCAGTTTGCAAAGCGTGAATACGAGCAATCACAAACCCCTGCGCCAAGCGGGCTTGCTCACGCGCGACCCGCGCAAAGTGGAACGAAAAAAACCCGGGCAACCCGGCGCGCGCAAAAAGTTCCAATTTTCCAAGCGTTAAACCAGAGTTTTTCTGGATATCACATGCATCCTGATTGCTTCATGGGTGCCAGATGGCAATGCGGCAAGATGAGGGATGCAGAGGACAAACCCAAAGTGCAGGAGGTGACATGGCTGTTGTTTCAATGAGGCAACTGCTCGAATCTGGCGTTCACTTCG from Gemmatimonadota bacterium harbors:
- the rpsI gene encoding 30S ribosomal protein S9, with translation MSSATGRRKTSTEHVKLFPGTGAITINGLSALDYLKRETLVMIIEQPLDVTETRGTYDIVAKAKGGGLTGQAGAVRLGIARSLQSVNTSNHKPLRQAGLLTRDPRKVERKKPGQPGARKKFQFSKR
- a CDS encoding 4-hydroxy-3-methylbut-2-enyl diphosphate reductase, with protein sequence MARKFDIPEFYKSPIISRVKRARQLSDPKKRDLQPSVLDFGPVRFFLARHFGFCFGVENAIEIAYKTLEAHSDRRVFFLSEMIHNPNVNADLQDRGVKFMFTPSGEQLIPWDELVPEDIVVVPAFGTTVGTQEELARRGIDPYQYNTTCPFVERVWKRSAQLGDGDYTVIIHGKTIHEETRATFSHAVQNAEVVAVLNLKEARILSDIIRGKRDLGAFERYFRHKCSQGFDPSIHLSRIGVVNQTTMLATETHKIARIIRQALIDRYGVENIEDHFADTSDTLCYATNENQNATYTLIEQGADIALVVGGYNSSNTSHIVELCEEAMPTFFVKDAGELISGREIRHYCLRSHGVEIAENWLPDKRPVDIALTCGASCPDAVVDGVLLRVLSFFSDARDVNDALAPYRAMEPV
- a CDS encoding helix-turn-helix transcriptional regulator, which encodes MNINKSIKLPYFLFMIVTGQKIRELRHAKNWSQLDLANAANIDQATVSRIEAGTKVPRTDTLVAIATALGVSPEVLLGINPETTIVYPQERDPELSSIVSDRINTLTTEQLKELNILLSSEDGKAVLFALLRLQTKESLEKLRRLLEVLGEE
- a CDS encoding SMP-30/gluconolactonase/LRE family protein; amino-acid sequence: MRKMYWTDLRTSKIQCANADGSDVKDLVANGLRIPNSIAIDGDEGKMYWTDAGTSKIQRANLDGSDVEDLITTDVYLPGGMTVHGKKKKIYWTDAAWGETMGCKVQRADLDGSHVETLVFTEMSIPNGIVLDLDMGKMYWTDLTKIQRADLDGSHVEILVFTELLPLGIALDVGEEKMYWTNYKGAGVSKIQCANLDGSDVEDLVTVGLDRPSGIALDVVKGKMYWGDYDNYGTAKIQCANTDGSDVEDLVTAGLDRPSGIALCCF
- the rplM gene encoding 50S ribosomal protein L13, translated to MMTPSAKIGDVEQTWYVADAEGKILGRFASGVARILRGKHKPFYTPHVDTGDHVIIVNAEKIQVKGNNKAQQKVYTSYSGYPSGLKKQTLEDALEKRPTFVLEHAIRGMLPHNKLGRQMIKKVRIYAGPEHPHQAQSPEPIDL